GTCTTCCGAGCAGGTAATCTGCAGCATCTGATCAGTCCGAGAAGATCTGCTGAAAGTCAACCTCTGAGATAGTAGTACGCAAATCACGCTTTAGTTCTTCGTACAAGTCTTTGTCTTGTCGCGCGACAGATCTAGCCATCGCTTTGGCAAGCTCAATCTCCTTTTGTGCAATATGAATTGTTATTTTGTTAATGATCATCTTAGGTACTCCGTGACGGCGCGAGAAAATGTCTTTTGAAACCACGGTACCTAGGATCTGGGCTACGACAACTGGATTTATTCCCCACATGATTCGGCTCAGCGATTCATGAAGTCAGAAAAAGTATTAGACTGGCGAGAGCGATCTGCAAAAAGATCGAAGAGGCTGCGAATCATCTCCCTAAACATGACCTTTGTCTCTTCGTCGGCAGATTCGTTTTTCGACAGCTCTGTGAGGGAGGCTACCAGGATGCTGAAGTTTTGGCTATTGATCTGAAGTTCAGTACACCGAGCCTGAAGAGCTGCCCGGAATGCCTCTTCTTTTGACCTCAAGGCATAGACATCTCTGAATCCATCTATTATTACGGGCAGATTATCAATAAGCCCCTTTGCAAGCACTCCACCTGTATTCATAGCTGAAACATGGGGAATTGATGAGTCACTCATGATGATATCCAAAGAGGAAGGATGAAGAATGGCAATATGTTAGTTATCTTTGGCTATGAGGTCAACAAGTACCTTTACACCCCAGATTGAGCCTGCGGCAATAACAGGTACCACCAAGACAGTGCCAGCAAGCATGCCTCCTCCGACGAGAGCGCCTAATGCCGCCAGGCCAGAGGTAATGCCCGCAGCGCTAAGGCCGAAGACAGAGCCAGATGCAGCGACGGCTGCAACAGGAACGCCGACACCAGCGAGGCTTGCGGCACATTCCTTGATCAGATTGTTAAAGGAGTCTGAATCACTTGGGGTATTGCGAATCTGCCAAAGATTAAATTGAACCTGCTTAATCGCCTGAATCTGATCATCTTTAAGCTCCAGGTGACGTCCAAGACGGATGACATGCTCCTGCTCTTCAACTGAGATGTAGCCATTGGCAAGAGACATTAAGAATAGATCTGAAATCAATGTGAAACGGAGATCCGAGCTG
The window above is part of the Cyanobium sp. ATX 6F1 genome. Proteins encoded here:
- a CDS encoding TerB family tellurite resistance protein gives rise to the protein MTEAPKHPLLAHPEEARIAYLSLLAELCFIDRIFDEQERKHLDTELSKLDISDQGKARVYAAVYDLKDSHREAILAGIKALGSSDLRFTLISDLFLMSLANGYISVEEQEHVIRLGRHLELKDDQIQAIKQVQFNLWQIRNTPSDSDSFNNLIKECAASLAGVGVPVAAVAASGSVFGLSAAGITSGLAALGALVGGGMLAGTVLVVPVIAAGSIWGVKVLVDLIAKDN